A single Dehalococcoidia bacterium DNA region contains:
- a CDS encoding cupin domain-containing protein, with amino-acid sequence MTTEAKPTPKTSTFSISGPYLSEGRLNIDLAQTDLMWLSLKVNAEGGENAVHAHTNEDHAFVVLEGEVTFFDENGDGKILSQYEGILIPKGAYYRYLNTGERNLFLLRIGAQKEGSGETRIKPDGSSIPGHTKENHHVDPVAIDGKFFGFGA; translated from the coding sequence ATGACAACAGAAGCTAAACCTACGCCCAAGACCTCTACTTTCTCTATAAGTGGACCATATTTATCTGAAGGCCGCCTGAATATTGATTTAGCACAAACTGATTTGATGTGGCTATCACTAAAAGTGAATGCTGAGGGTGGTGAGAATGCAGTACATGCGCATACGAACGAGGATCATGCATTTGTTGTATTGGAAGGTGAAGTGACTTTTTTTGACGAAAACGGTGATGGCAAAATCCTTAGCCAATATGAGGGTATTCTCATCCCTAAAGGTGCCTATTATCGGTATTTGAATACAGGTGAGAGAAATCTTTTCTTACTACGTATAGGTGCCCAGAAAGAAGGATCAGGCGAGACTCGGATTAAACCTGATGGTAGCTCTATTCCTGGTCATACAAAAGAAAACCATCACGTCGACCCCGTCGCCATTGACGGGAAATTCTTTGGCTTTGGTGCATAA